The Methanolacinia petrolearia DSM 11571 genome has a segment encoding these proteins:
- a CDS encoding DUF7287 family protein, which yields MRTFRENGILSVDFLIGFSIFLLALIMILTMIPGIFAGLDSAQIDYDAVAYRTSVILCEDPGWPADDDSWEFMDTYHKDDIDRLGLAVSSTSPNILSKEKTKAFFNENENLVLDNDDYHSKVLFGEIPYYYNISLKIENDPVNTTGNIAPDSGYGYMRRLVKLKEPGYAKIDSGEFNKTNTTITTLNPYVYTGFSVIFDYAEIQNKSIDEAYRLMLQSEPASITIYNFSSSLNRSDISNVTLTKIRFINDDKEVPIVYSTYHNDTYRFFIDGIQHTMQGPFEISDADELKFEIYPPLMFSDEIGTSLSVVFNMTYEFVPDESMKHYYISGDIPYIYNKDYMTEPYLKDGVMEVMIW from the coding sequence ATGAGAACATTTAGGGAGAATGGAATTTTATCAGTTGATTTCCTGATAGGTTTTTCAATATTCCTGCTCGCCCTGATAATGATTCTTACAATGATCCCCGGAATCTTTGCAGGACTAGACAGCGCCCAGATAGATTACGATGCAGTTGCATACAGGACTTCCGTCATTCTCTGTGAAGATCCTGGCTGGCCTGCAGATGATGACTCATGGGAGTTCATGGATACATACCATAAAGACGATATCGACCGCCTCGGCCTTGCCGTATCATCCACTTCGCCCAATATACTCTCGAAAGAAAAAACGAAAGCTTTCTTCAATGAAAATGAGAATCTGGTCCTCGACAACGACGATTATCACTCAAAGGTTCTCTTCGGTGAAATCCCCTATTATTACAATATCTCATTAAAGATCGAAAACGATCCGGTCAATACCACGGGAAATATTGCACCGGATTCAGGCTATGGCTATATGAGACGCCTCGTCAAACTGAAAGAGCCCGGATATGCTAAGATAGATTCCGGCGAATTCAATAAAACGAATACAACCATCACAACCCTTAACCCATATGTGTATACCGGATTTTCTGTCATCTTCGACTATGCCGAAATCCAGAACAAATCCATAGATGAAGCATACAGGCTCATGCTGCAGAGCGAACCCGCATCTATCACAATATACAATTTCAGCAGCTCGCTCAACCGTTCCGATATATCCAATGTTACCCTCACTAAGATTAGGTTCATAAATGACGACAAGGAAGTTCCTATAGTTTACAGTACTTATCACAATGACACGTACCGGTTTTTCATCGACGGCATCCAGCACACGATGCAGGGTCCGTTCGAAATCAGTGATGCGGACGAGCTGAAATTCGAGATTTATCCCCCTCTCATGTTTTCCGACGAGATTGGAACATCCCTGTCAGTTGTATTCAACATGACATACGAATTTGTCCCAGACGAGTCAATGAAGCACTATTACATCTCTGGTGACATCCCCTACATCTACAACAAGGACTATATGACCGAACCATACCTGAAAGACGGAGTAATGGAGGTTATGATATGGTAA
- a CDS encoding DUF1015 domain-containing protein, with the protein MVKIFSFPAIRPAAKDAGEIACVPYDVISREEAMEWIDKHPDSFMKVIRSDAVLPDLPAESEEVYAEAKKNLEHMIKNRLLVRDDKPGIYLYRVKQGGNIYTGFVANVSVDDYIENKIKKHELTRYDKEIDRTTHIDVTNTNTGLVVLLYRDPGDVFHYIESLIPEEQPDSIVKMDSGIVHEVFRISDDAKIKKIIRMFEGIDSLYIADGHHRAKSSVNVALKRRENRTSTDESERFMAVIFSENRVKIHGYSRLVTDLGKYTPESFMKALGEKFEIKKYGEIDDTVFRIPPLKESGIPRHVFHMYLKGEWYEITCPLENPGDTIGSLDVSVLQKKVMEDMLGINDPRGDPRLQYLGGARPLSDLEMRVNSGEFAVALSMQPVKVETVLKIADEGNIMPPKSTWFEPKLLSGLTLHTLD; encoded by the coding sequence ATGGTCAAAATATTCAGTTTCCCCGCAATCAGGCCAGCTGCAAAGGATGCCGGAGAAATTGCCTGTGTCCCCTACGACGTCATCAGCAGGGAAGAGGCAATGGAATGGATAGACAAACATCCCGACTCCTTCATGAAGGTAATCCGTTCGGATGCCGTTCTCCCCGATCTTCCCGCCGAATCGGAGGAAGTTTATGCAGAGGCTAAGAAAAACCTCGAACATATGATTAAGAACCGCCTTTTGGTAAGGGACGACAAACCCGGAATATACCTGTACAGGGTTAAACAGGGCGGGAACATATACACGGGATTCGTTGCTAATGTATCGGTCGATGATTATATAGAAAACAAGATAAAAAAGCACGAACTGACACGCTACGACAAGGAGATCGACAGGACCACGCATATAGATGTGACAAATACAAACACGGGACTTGTCGTTCTCCTGTACAGGGACCCTGGCGATGTTTTTCATTACATTGAATCGCTTATTCCTGAAGAACAGCCCGACTCCATAGTAAAAATGGATTCGGGAATAGTCCACGAGGTATTCAGGATCTCTGACGACGCAAAGATCAAAAAGATCATCCGGATGTTCGAAGGTATTGACTCATTATATATCGCCGACGGGCACCACAGGGCAAAATCGTCTGTAAATGTCGCATTAAAGCGCCGGGAGAACAGGACATCCACTGATGAGTCTGAAAGATTCATGGCAGTAATCTTTTCCGAAAACAGGGTAAAGATCCACGGCTACTCAAGGCTGGTTACGGATCTCGGGAAATATACTCCCGAGTCCTTTATGAAGGCGCTCGGGGAAAAATTCGAGATTAAAAAATACGGTGAGATCGACGATACAGTATTCAGGATACCTCCGTTAAAAGAATCCGGCATACCGCGCCATGTCTTTCACATGTACCTCAAAGGCGAATGGTATGAGATAACCTGTCCTTTAGAAAATCCTGGAGACACCATAGGATCACTCGATGTTTCCGTTCTCCAGAAGAAGGTCATGGAGGATATGCTTGGGATAAACGATCCCAGGGGAGATCCGAGGCTGCAGTATCTCGGCGGCGCAAGGCCACTTTCCGATCTTGAAATGCGTGTAAACAGCGGGGAATTCGCAGTCGCTCTCTCGATGCAGCCGGTAAAGGTGGAAACTGTCCTTAAAATCGCCGACGAAGGAAACATCATGCCACCCAAATCCACATGGTTCGAACCAAAGCTTCTCTCAGGCCTTACGTTGCACACTCTTGATTAA
- the rimI gene encoding ribosomal protein S18-alanine N-acetyltransferase, whose protein sequence is MNNVEITRAGLPDISRIVEIENNLFPDPWNEQAFRDVLFYYSNTFFTLKSDGDIVGFITAGIEDTSEVLYGHIMNLAVVPEYRKMGLGGRLMQRMEYEFIVSGAEGSQLEVRVSNGDAISFYKKLGYSQVMVIGGYYNNGEDAVLMMKWF, encoded by the coding sequence ATGAATAATGTTGAAATAACCCGTGCCGGACTTCCGGATATCTCTCGGATAGTCGAGATCGAGAATAACCTGTTTCCCGATCCCTGGAACGAACAGGCGTTCAGAGATGTGCTGTTTTACTACTCCAACACTTTTTTTACACTGAAGAGCGATGGAGATATTGTCGGGTTCATTACCGCCGGGATCGAGGATACATCTGAGGTGCTATACGGCCACATCATGAACCTCGCCGTCGTCCCGGAATACAGGAAGATGGGTCTGGGGGGCCGTCTCATGCAGAGGATGGAGTATGAGTTTATCGTGAGCGGTGCAGAGGGCTCGCAGCTTGAGGTTCGAGTCTCTAACGGGGACGCAATCAGCTTCTACAAAAAGCTTGGGTACTCTCAGGTGATGGTTATCGGGGGATATTATAACAACGGCGAGGACGCCGTTCTTATGATGAAGTGGTTTTAA
- a CDS encoding GNAT family N-acetyltransferase has protein sequence MKTNWSGEKIAVSYVRPEDLEDICKMLAKETVCRWLFFGPNTPEATTAYFTPLIESVSAALYEGRIPESPVFTISSKKNREFAGQCAILPVEFSPGSYLIGYQIDDKYHGKGFGTEACEFLVYYAFTFTDAYRLNGDTAEGNTASRKIMERCGFEFEGRRKKYWHAHGDYYDQLLYGLLKEALDESFQEYLRLKWG, from the coding sequence ATGAAAACAAACTGGTCAGGAGAAAAAATCGCTGTTTCCTATGTCCGCCCTGAAGATCTCGAGGACATATGCAAAATGCTTGCAAAGGAAACAGTCTGCAGATGGCTCTTCTTCGGACCTAACACCCCTGAAGCAACGACTGCATATTTTACTCCGCTAATCGAATCGGTTTCAGCCGCCCTTTATGAAGGAAGAATACCCGAATCCCCGGTTTTTACAATAAGTTCAAAGAAAAACAGGGAATTCGCCGGCCAGTGCGCTATCCTTCCGGTTGAATTTTCCCCGGGTTCATATCTCATCGGTTACCAGATCGACGATAAATATCATGGGAAGGGATTTGGAACAGAGGCTTGTGAGTTCCTTGTATACTATGCATTCACATTCACTGACGCCTACCGCCTGAACGGGGATACGGCTGAAGGAAACACAGCCTCACGGAAGATCATGGAGAGATGCGGTTTCGAATTCGAAGGCAGGAGGAAGAAGTACTGGCATGCACACGGGGATTATTATGACCAGCTACTTTACGGTCTTTTGAAGGAGGCCCTGGACGAGTCCTTTCAGGAGTATCTTAGATTAAAATGGGGATAA
- the hmgA gene encoding hydroxymethylglutaryl-CoA reductase (NADPH) translates to MNDYLSGLKEGRLKLHSLEKEMPPKDAVAVRRAFIEMETGKKLDKIGDFTINIDRAAEKNCENMIGAVQVPVGIAGKLKVNGEYADDEFYIPLATTEGALVASINRGCKAITLAGGADVRIQRDGMTRAPVFAAKNVVQATEAARWIEENITLLKEIAETTTSHGKLLDIRCFVTGTNLHARIEFFTGDAMGMNMVTIASEKVAAKIQEETGVVLVALSGNMCTDKKPSAINVILGRGKTVVAGVFLPDDLIKSTFKTDSKTMAEVNMKKNLVGSARAVSLGFNSHAANVIAAVFLACGQDPAHVVEGSNTITTVEQAEGGVYVSVTLPSLQVGTVGGGTGLDTQREALNLLGCAGGGETSGANSRKFAEIIAAAVLAGELSLIGALGAGHLARAHKQLGR, encoded by the coding sequence ATGAATGATTATCTCTCTGGACTGAAAGAAGGAAGGCTGAAGCTCCATTCGCTCGAGAAAGAGATGCCCCCGAAAGACGCAGTAGCGGTGAGGAGGGCCTTTATAGAGATGGAGACCGGGAAGAAACTCGATAAAATCGGTGATTTCACGATAAATATTGACAGGGCCGCCGAAAAGAACTGCGAGAATATGATAGGCGCAGTGCAGGTTCCGGTCGGCATTGCAGGAAAACTGAAGGTCAACGGGGAGTACGCGGACGATGAATTTTATATTCCGCTTGCAACGACCGAAGGAGCGCTTGTCGCATCGATAAACAGGGGTTGCAAGGCGATAACGCTTGCCGGAGGAGCGGATGTCAGGATACAGCGTGACGGTATGACAAGAGCACCGGTTTTCGCCGCAAAGAACGTTGTTCAGGCCACAGAAGCAGCACGGTGGATCGAAGAGAATATCACTCTCTTAAAAGAGATTGCCGAAACAACCACCTCGCATGGAAAACTCCTGGATATCCGCTGCTTTGTGACAGGGACAAACTTACACGCCAGGATCGAGTTCTTTACAGGAGATGCGATGGGCATGAACATGGTCACAATCGCAAGCGAGAAGGTGGCGGCGAAGATACAGGAGGAGACAGGGGTTGTGCTCGTTGCTCTTTCAGGAAATATGTGTACTGACAAGAAGCCTTCGGCAATAAATGTCATACTAGGAAGGGGAAAAACCGTTGTTGCAGGAGTCTTCCTTCCCGATGACCTGATCAAGTCCACGTTCAAGACCGACTCGAAGACAATGGCAGAGGTCAACATGAAGAAGAACCTTGTCGGATCTGCAAGGGCCGTCTCGCTCGGCTTCAACTCCCATGCGGCAAATGTCATCGCGGCAGTCTTTCTTGCATGCGGGCAGGATCCCGCCCATGTCGTCGAGGGTTCGAACACAATAACGACCGTAGAACAGGCGGAAGGCGGAGTGTATGTTTCAGTGACACTTCCTTCACTCCAGGTTGGAACTGTCGGCGGCGGGACCGGATTAGATACCCAGAGAGAAGCTCTCAATCTTCTCGGGTGTGCAGGCGGGGGGGAGACTTCAGGCGCAAATTCGAGGAAGTTTGCGGAGATAATCGCTGCTGCTGTTCTCGCAGGGGAACTTTCACTCATAGGTGCTCTCGGTGCAGGACACCTTGCAAGGGCTCACAAGCAGCTGGGAAGGTAA
- a CDS encoding class I SAM-dependent methyltransferase — protein MARESRCIKVLKKEGERTRRKLAEDGFLDNSLKPFSDEGFLYIPVTGEIPGAVSEIFEERDASEPLPRHELIGGIAIMQDCDRGEARRLLDSRPVIHTVLHSEGPVTGEYRTKDYIFLAGKETTKADYTEYGQRFLIDLSAAYFSARLANERQRIAAMMKDGERLLDMFAGVGPFAITLSGKCSVVYANDINPAAVSLLADNIRLNKKKNILPVLADARRLGSIFPPENFDRIIMNLPMKSSEFLDTAFRLCKSGGMIHFYTLQSQPGEMEEELEKYECEKISEKVVRSYSPSQHHAVYDIRVI, from the coding sequence ATGGCAAGGGAAAGCCGCTGTATAAAAGTTTTAAAAAAGGAAGGAGAGAGGACGAGGAGAAAGCTCGCTGAAGATGGGTTTCTCGACAATTCCCTGAAACCGTTCTCGGACGAGGGCTTCCTCTATATTCCTGTCACCGGGGAGATCCCGGGGGCAGTGTCAGAAATATTCGAAGAAAGGGATGCCTCCGAGCCTCTCCCACGGCACGAGCTTATCGGCGGAATCGCAATCATGCAGGACTGCGACAGGGGTGAGGCACGGCGTCTCCTTGATTCACGCCCGGTAATACATACGGTGCTGCATTCTGAAGGGCCTGTTACCGGGGAGTACCGGACGAAGGATTACATTTTTCTTGCCGGGAAAGAGACCACAAAAGCAGATTATACAGAATATGGGCAGAGGTTCCTGATAGATCTCTCGGCCGCATATTTTTCCGCCCGCCTTGCAAACGAAAGGCAGAGGATTGCCGCGATGATGAAAGATGGTGAAAGGCTTTTGGACATGTTTGCGGGTGTCGGGCCGTTTGCGATAACACTTTCAGGCAAATGTTCGGTGGTATATGCAAACGACATCAACCCTGCCGCGGTGAGTCTTCTTGCAGATAACATCAGGCTCAACAAAAAGAAGAACATTCTTCCTGTGCTTGCCGATGCACGTCGTTTGGGGAGCATTTTCCCACCGGAAAATTTTGACCGGATAATTATGAATCTCCCTATGAAATCTTCCGAATTCCTTGATACCGCTTTCAGGCTCTGTAAATCAGGAGGGATGATCCATTTCTATACACTTCAGTCGCAGCCGGGGGAGATGGAAGAGGAGCTGGAAAAATATGAATGCGAAAAGATTTCGGAGAAGGTTGTCCGCTCGTACTCCCCGTCCCAACATCACGCGGTTTATGACATTAGGGTAATCTAA
- a CDS encoding mechanosensitive ion channel family protein: MADFDLSATGLDASTLESNFETLSTITIEEIIFALIVLVVGYVVVKIIINRIEHYFSKSTKMPKLMAINIVKAIKLFLYIIVILCALQALGIEVSVFIISIFAFISIIMSFGMKDTINNLASGVWIAASRAYDIDDEVELSGKHGTVMDMNVMATEIKQLDNTRIIIPNGTVWNSPIINVTRMDRRMIAVEYGVAYNTVIQDAIDVALKVADEHPKLHKEPKPIVRFREMADSAVVLQLRVWVDTDDYYQAKSDVLTGIYNGLNKAGIGIPFPQVDVHMKDD; the protein is encoded by the coding sequence ATGGCAGATTTTGATCTTTCAGCAACGGGTCTGGATGCTTCAACGCTTGAGAGCAATTTTGAAACATTGTCTACAATAACTATAGAGGAGATCATCTTTGCTTTGATCGTCCTGGTTGTAGGATATGTTGTAGTAAAGATAATAATAAACAGGATCGAGCACTATTTCTCAAAAAGTACAAAGATGCCCAAATTGATGGCCATCAATATTGTTAAGGCCATTAAGCTTTTCTTATATATCATTGTCATCCTTTGCGCACTCCAGGCCTTGGGAATTGAAGTAAGTGTATTTATTATCAGTATTTTCGCTTTCATCTCCATAATAATGAGTTTCGGAATGAAGGACACGATAAACAACCTTGCATCTGGTGTCTGGATCGCTGCATCAAGGGCGTATGATATCGACGATGAAGTTGAGTTGTCGGGAAAGCACGGCACCGTTATGGACATGAACGTAATGGCTACGGAGATCAAACAGCTCGACAATACAAGAATTATAATCCCCAACGGCACTGTGTGGAACAGTCCCATAATCAACGTGACCCGGATGGACAGAAGAATGATCGCCGTGGAGTACGGTGTTGCTTATAATACTGTGATACAGGATGCTATCGATGTCGCCCTTAAGGTTGCGGACGAGCACCCGAAGCTCCACAAAGAACCGAAACCCATCGTCCGCTTCAGGGAGATGGCGGATTCAGCTGTTGTCCTTCAGCTCAGGGTGTGGGTTGATACCGATGACTACTACCAGGCCAAATCCGACGTTTTGACCGGCATATACAATGGACTTAACAAGGCAGGCATCGGAATTCCGTTCCCGCAGGTTGATGTCCATATGAAGGACGATTAA
- a CDS encoding TspO/MBR family protein, which translates to MEDHSAIPNPNDERIKKGSLLAGSVLVCLIAGGLGSIFTKTGPGTWYAEELIKPDLTPPGFVFGIVWTCLYILMGISLYLLLNKDLKLKEVRIAVFFFFIQLVLNFSWSYLFFGLENPLAGFSCIIALWIFILLTIVTSYRIDKNASYLLVPYLIWVTFAAFLNWQILVLNS; encoded by the coding sequence ATGGAAGATCATTCAGCAATACCAAATCCGAACGATGAAAGAATAAAAAAGGGCAGCCTGCTTGCAGGGTCCGTCCTTGTCTGCCTGATAGCAGGCGGGCTCGGATCTATTTTTACCAAAACCGGACCTGGAACCTGGTACGCGGAAGAACTGATTAAACCGGACCTGACACCGCCGGGATTTGTTTTCGGAATCGTATGGACATGCCTGTATATCCTAATGGGCATATCGCTGTATCTCCTTCTCAACAAAGACCTGAAATTAAAGGAAGTAAGAATCGCGGTCTTTTTCTTCTTTATTCAGCTTGTATTGAACTTCAGCTGGTCGTATCTCTTCTTCGGACTTGAAAATCCTCTTGCAGGATTTTCATGCATAATAGCACTCTGGATTTTCATTCTCCTGACGATCGTCACCTCTTACAGGATCGATAAAAACGCATCATACCTTTTGGTGCCATACCTCATCTGGGTGACTTTTGCCGCCTTCCTGAACTGGCAGATTCTTGTTTTAAACTCCTGA
- a CDS encoding Zn-ribbon domain-containing OB-fold protein: MSVPRFWRKQPQRYNLIGSKCETCGTYYYPPRTVCPQCRRDGKMVEHKFKGTGKVVTFSIIRTASAPYDYETPYPIAIIELEEGTRMTAPVVCDIEDMEIGMPVRATFRKIVADGDSGMIVYGTKFVPVK, encoded by the coding sequence ATGTCGGTCCCACGTTTCTGGAGAAAACAGCCGCAGAGATATAATCTCATCGGATCGAAATGCGAGACATGCGGCACTTACTACTACCCGCCCCGGACTGTCTGTCCTCAGTGCAGGAGAGACGGAAAGATGGTGGAGCACAAGTTCAAGGGCACGGGGAAGGTTGTAACCTTTTCGATCATCAGGACTGCAAGTGCGCCCTACGATTACGAAACACCATACCCAATCGCAATAATCGAGCTTGAGGAAGGTACCAGGATGACAGCCCCGGTCGTGTGCGACATCGAGGATATGGAGATCGGGATGCCGGTCCGGGCAACGTTCAGGAAGATTGTTGCAGACGGCGACTCGGGCATGATAGTCTACGGGACGAAATTCGTCCCGGTAAAATAA